The following proteins are encoded in a genomic region of Grus americana isolate bGruAme1 chromosome 5, bGruAme1.mat, whole genome shotgun sequence:
- the VPS39 gene encoding vam6/Vps39-like protein isoform X5: protein MCVAVRKKLQLYFWKDREFHELQGDFSVPDVPKSMAWCENSICVGFKRDYYLIRVDGKGSIKELFPTGKQLEPLVAPVADGKVAVGQDDLTVVLNEEGICTQKCALNWTDIPIAMEHQPPYIIAVLPRYVEIRTFEPRLLVQSIELQRPRFITSGGTNIIYVASNHFVWRLIPVSIATQIQQLLQDKQFELALQLAEMKDDSDSEKRQQIHHIKNLYAFNLFCQKRFDESMQVFAKLGTDPTHVMGLYPDLLPTDYRKQLQYPNPLPGLSGAELEKAHLALIDYLTQKRSQLVKKLNDSDHQSSTSPLMEGTPTIKSKKKLLQIIDTTLLKCYLHTNVALVAPLLRLENNHCHIEESEHVLKKAHKYSELIILYEKKGLHEKALQVLVDQSKKANSPLKGHERTVQYLQHLGTENLHLVFSYSVWVLRDFPEDGLKIFTEDLPEVEALPRDKVLSFLIENFKSLTIPYLEHIIHVWEETGADFHNCLIQLYCEKVQGLMKEYLNSFPADKTPVPAGEEGGDLGDYRKKLLLFLEKSSWYEPSRLISDFPFDGLLEERALLLGRMGKHEQALFIYVHILKDTNMAENYCHKHYDRNRDGNKDVYLSLLRMYLSPPSVHCLGPIKMEVLEPQANLQAALQVLELHHSKLDTTKAINLLPANTQISEIRIFLEKVLEENAQKKRFNQVLKNLLHAEFLRVQEERILHQQVKCIITEEKVCTVCKKKIGNSAFARYPNAIVVHYFCSKEVNTLDT, encoded by the exons ATGTGCGTGGCCGTGCGGAAGAAGCTCCAACTTTATTTTTGGAAGGACAGAGAGTTCCATGAACTACAG GGAGACTTTAGTGTACCTGATGTACCCAAGTCTATGGCCTGGTGTGAAAACTCCATCTGTGTAGGCTTCAAGAGGGACTATTACCTTATACGG GTGGATGGAAAAGGATCCATCAAAGAACTGTTTCCCACAGGGAAGCAGCTGGAACCATTAGTAGCTCCTGTAGCAGATGGAAAAGTTGCAGTTGGCCAAGATGATCTAACAGTTGTGCTCAATGAAGAAGGGATCTGTACTCAGAAATGTGCCTTGAATTGGACAGATATTCCTATAGCCATGG AACACCAGCCTCCCTACATCATTGCTGTTCTGCCACGGTATGTAGAGATCCGCACTTTTGAACCCCGGCTACTGGTACAGAGCATCGAGCTGCAGAGGCCACGCTTCATCACTTCTGGAGG CACAAATATTATATATGTGGCAAGTAATCATTTTGTTTGGCGGCTCATTCCGGTGTCCATAGCCACACAGatccagcagcttctgcaggaCAAGCAGTTTGAGTTGGCTTTGCAGTTGGCA GAAATGAAAGATGATTCAGATAGTGAGAAGCGACAACAAATTCATCACATAAAGAACCTCTATGCCTTCAACCTCTTCTGCCAGAAGCGCTTTGATGAATCCATGCAAGTTTTTGCCAAGCTCGGTACAG ATCCCACTCATGTGATGGGTCTGTATCCTGACCTCCTGCCCACAGATTACAGGAAGCAGCTGCAGTATCCCAACCCCCTGCCAGGGCTCtctggggcagagctggagaaggCACATTTAGCTCTGATAGACTACCTAACTCAA AAAAGAAGTCAGCTGGTGAAGAAGCTAAATGATTCTGACCATCAGTCCAGTACTTCACCCCTCATGGAAGGAACACCCACGATCAAATCCAAAAAGAAGCTGCTACAAATCATTGATACCACCCTGTTGAAGTGTTACCTCCAT ACGAATGTAGCACTGGTGGCACCATTGCTACGTCTGGAGAACAATCACTGCCATATCGAGGAGAGTGAGCATGTACTAAAGAAGGCACACAAATACAGTGAGCTGATAATACTGTATGAGAAGAAAGGTCTGCATGAGAAAG CATTACAGGTACTGGTGGATCAGTCAAAGAAAGCCAACTCACCTTTGAAGGGTCATGAGAGAACAGTGCAGTATCTGCAGCATTTGG gcACAGAGAACTTGCACTTGGTATTTTCCTACTCTGTCTGGGTGCTAAGAGATTTTCCTGAAGATGGACTGAAG ATATTTACAGAAGATCTCCCTGAAGTAGAAGCTTTGCCACGAGATAAAGTGCTCAGTTTCTTGAtagaaaactttaaaagcttGACTATTCCTTATCTG GAACACATCATTCATGTCTGGGAAGAAACTGGTGCAGACTTTCACAACTGTCTGATCCAGCTGTACTGTGAGAAAGTGCAAGGCTTAATGAAAGAGTATCTCAACTCTTTCCCTGCAG ATAAAACTCCAGTCCctgctggagaggaaggaggagactTGGGGGATTACCGGAAAAAGCTTCTACTTTTTCTGGAGAAGTCTAGCTGGTATGAACCTAGTCGACTGATTAGTGACTTCCCCTTTGATG GTCTCCTAGAAGAACGTGCTCTGCTCTTGGGTCGTATGGGGAAGCATGAGCAAGCCTTGTTTATTTATGTTCATATTTTGAAGGACACCAACATGGCTGAAAa CTACTGCCATAAACATTATGACAGAAACAGAGATGGCAACAAAGAT GTCTATCTGTCACTGCTCCGGATGTATCTCTCCCCACCTAGTGTTCATTGCCTGGGACCAATCAAGATGGAAGTGCTGGAGCCTCAAGCCAAtctgcaggctgctctgcaggttTTGGAACTACATCACAGCAAACTGGATACCACCAAG GCAATAAACCTACTCCCAGCAAATACACAGATTAGTGAGATTCGAATCTTCTTAGAGAAAGTCCTTGAAGAAAACGctcagaagaaaagatttaatcaAGTACTCAAGAATCTTCTCCATGCAGAGTTTCTGAGG GTCCAGGAGGAGCGGATCTTGCATCAGCAAGTGAAGTGCATTATTACAGAAGAGAAGGTGTGCACTGTATGTAAAAAGAAGATAGGTAACAG TGCATTTGCTCGATACCCTAATGCAATAGTTGTGCATTATTTCTGCTCCAAAGAAGTCAACACATTGGACACCTGA